Within Sphingobium sp. KCTC 72723, the genomic segment GCCCAACCCTCCCATGATATGGGTAGCCCAGAACCGTAACCATACCGCTTGGGTGCAAACCATGCCTTCGATGATCGTTTTGCCATTCTGCAAACTCCTGCAACGGCAAAGAATATAGCACAATCACGGCCCGCCATTCTATGATTTGTGCCGCAACCCGCCCCACACCCTAACCGAACACCCCAACCCGCAACTGGTTCTTGCCCCCATGTTTGGCCGTCAGCATCGCCGCGTCCGCGCAGGCGATCATCCGTTCCAGATCCACCGCATCGGGCGCCGTCACATGGACCAGCCCGAAACTGCCACTGACCCCGACACCCTGCGCCGCCAGCGCCACACGCACATCCTGCGCCAGTGCCTCTGCCCCAACGCCGTCCCGCCCGGCCAGCAACATCACGAATTCATCGCCGCCCACCCGCGCCACCGCGTCGCGCGTGGTGCCATGCGCGCTCAGCAATTGCGCGACATCGACCAGACAGGCGTCGCCCGCCGCATGGCCGTGCCGGTCGTTCAACTGCTTGAACCCGTCAAGGTCGAGGAACAGCAGGCTCACCCCCTGCTCGCCCCCGCGCGCATCGGCCAATATGTCGTTCGCCCGTGCCGCCAGCCCCCGGCGATTGAGCAGCCCGGTCAGCGGATCATGCACCGCCTCGAAACTCGCGCGGCGCAGTTCCGACAGATCCTCGATCACCGCGACGAAAAATTCCGGCTGCCCATCGTCATCCCGCACCATCGCCACCGTCAGGTTGATCCAGATGATCGTGCCATCGGCGCGAATATAGCGTTTCTCCAGCGTATAGCGCGGAAACTCGCCATCATGCAGCCGCGCCAGCAGGTCTTCGTCGATATGCAGGTCGTCGGGATGCGTGATCTGCTGAAACCCGGTGCGCAGCAAAGTCGCGGCATCATGGCCGCTGATTTCGCAAAAGCGCGGGTTGACCATCAGGAACGCGCCGTCCAGCCCGACATGGGCAATGCCCACCGGCGCGTGCAGAAACGTTGCCTCGAACCGGCGCTGCGCGAGCGC encodes:
- a CDS encoding GGDEF domain-containing protein, producing the protein MSRQSHRQFLESESRKPLPSNDLTAELALAQRRFEATFLHAPVGIAHVGLDGAFLMVNPRFCEISGHDAATLLRTGFQQITHPDDLHIDEDLLARLHDGEFPRYTLEKRYIRADGTIIWINLTVAMVRDDDGQPEFFVAVIEDLSELRRASFEAVHDPLTGLLNRRGLAARANDILADARGGEQGVSLLFLDLDGFKQLNDRHGHAAGDACLVDVAQLLSAHGTTRDAVARVGGDEFVMLLAGRDGVGAEALAQDVRVALAAQGVGVSGSFGLVHVTAPDAVDLERMIACADAAMLTAKHGGKNQLRVGVFG